TGCAGCTCCTGTTTTAGCACAATTATTTTGAATGGTGGTATTACCTTTACCCACTAATATTACATTCAGAAGCTCCAATGGAATTCCTGTATTGTTAATAAAGTCTccatttaaaattaaaaatgctGGTATAACATAATACTCCATTGCTACATACACAATGCTCTTTCCAGCATTGTTAGTAAAGACACACTTGTCAATAAAAACCACATAAGAACTAATTTCTACAGTCACACTGGCCAAAGAATTATAAATAACAGTACCAGTGGCAAATCCAGTATTGCCATTAAAATTTGAATCCAGAATAAAACATTTAAAGCTTGAGTGAAAAGTACCAGATATATAAATCCCACCACCATTGATGGTGCTAACGAAATGATTCTTTGCACAGTATAATGCTGTCATGTTTACTGAACAATTTGCTGCATCATGCATTTCAAAGAAAATAAATCCTCCTTTTTTCTGTAGAAAAAATGCACTGTTGTTTGTAATGTTTATTCTATTCATCAAAGTTGTAAAATTTGCAGAacatatttgtgcataaatCAAAGCGCTGTGCTTGTTGATAATAAAATTTGAATGCACTACATTAAACACACTCTGAGAATGAATACCTAACTCTATGAGAGAAACACTGTGATCTGAATTATTCTTAAAAACACAGTTGTCAATCAGCATGTATAAAGGAAATCCTGCTACGTAAAACATTACCATATTCCTTCCTACCCTGTTACCATGAAATGTGCAAGATGACAAGTGTAATATCTGATATGATGAATTACTATCAAAGTGCACCCATAATGATGAAGCTGTGTCATATTCCTTAACAAGACTGTTGTTAAGAAATGTGATATTTTTGAGCACAACCGATGAGGAATTCTTTACTCTAATATTGACTCCCACACCACCACGTCCACGATGAGACATTACGGTTATTTGATAAAACTAATTTGCCAGCTCCCCTAGCTATTTCTAAAGCTTTATCAGGTAGTGTCATAATATAGGAAGTGTCATTGACTTTACCAAAGTGTCCATTGTTGTTGAAAGTACTACCCACAATTGTTACGTTAGTTTCACTAATAGTTTCATTGAATACAATCCCATCAGTTGCAGTAAAATTCTTTGTAGCACAATGTTTGAATCCATCTTGTGCAGAAAAACAATAAATGTCGTCATTGTTGATGTTGGATAAAAACTGAGAATTTTCTATGACAAAAACACCTGATATCTGTTGCAAGTACACAGCACGGAGTTTTGAATATTGGAAAGTGCAGTTTCTTATATACAAGTTCATCAGGACCATAAAACATATCCCTCCcagatttttttgtttttgggGATCACCACACTTATCCCATGTGATCCcttcaataacaacattactacaGTTAGTACAGAATACTCCACCAGTATTGTTACACATTACAATGGTGTTACCCTGTCCTCTTATTGTAATAGCGTTAAGGTTGTGTAACTCTACTATTGTAGTTAATGGGACTGAGTTGGATGTTATGTTGACACAATcattactctgtaaatggtttAGTACATAACCAAGTGAAGAACAAGGATAATCTCCTTCCAAACACTCTTCAGTATCATTTCCATTTATGTTAATAGCAATCATTGTTTGATGTCCTAGTTTTACTTGAATCCAGTCAAcaagtattattattaataaagaAGCAATTGTCTTCATTGTCTGGTAATAACAAATGGATAATGTTCAGTGTTTACATTGTACAAAAAGGTTATTAATTTTATACCTGCATCTCAAGCAAACCACTTTCAGTGGCTGCAGAACTAACCAGAGTTTTCTGGCTATAGCAACCTTGTAGAAGTACTGTATTTCACATAATTTCTTTCTGATATTTCATATACCTttctataaaattaatgaatCTATACTATAAGCTACACAGCCAAAATATACCTTACTTTATAATATATAACTACGTACTAAATTTCTGAACTTGCAACATCTGTGACGTACTGTACGTAGTATTGTTAATTATACCATGTGTTTTTCATATCATGATGCTACCCAACAAACTAGCTTATTATGTACCTATTAAATTTGCTTTTTGAAGTCAATTGTAAATACTACCATTCTAACAGTTCATGTGCACTTCTGAAACTATAACTATTTCAGATATAATATGCTAACATCATGATATGCAAAGTTTCCTTCATCCAACTCTTTCTTATGCATAACAAGACACATCTTAGTATAGGCACTGCTGGGGTAAAAGAAGCATTATGATATAATTTTATGTGCACACAATAAACAACCAACTACAGCTACGTAGtgtgcacatatatatatatatatatatttggtttagataatctataccaaaacagccaaactgtataaagggtgtggcccccaaaaaagccattgtgaaaaagatgtgaaatccaagatttAGTGGCCAAAAAAAATTGAGATGGTTGGAATTTGCaacaattcagttgaatttgTGTGCTAACAAATTCGCTTgaattgtaatatttaaaccTACATATCACAGCcccatttcttgactgccatcTTGGATGTCACATCTTTTTACAGTGGTTGTTTTGGGGgcagcacccttttttacagcttggctgtttaggtatagatatcacttcgtTTTGTACTTATATAATATtcaatggccggctttggggctttgtTTCacctgtctttttctttactgcaaaaAGGAAGAAGAGATCCAGTTTATAtctgtcaggggcggatccagatcCAGTTTTTATCTGTcaggggcaccttgctgaaaaacagttgaagaccaaaaaaaaaaaaaaaaaaaggtcacaacagtaatagctagttatcctttaccaaatatatcacgtctgttatgtaaaataaaatcctatatatagcttcataggtaagctacactgcctcattaacattgtgactgctttattagagtaattgactgctctattagagtatctcgatcttgtatgcaatttcttgaaggggggggggggggggggggggcatttgccccaaatgccccatcctggatccgccattgtttgTGGATATAGTTTGCTTACAATAATACAAATTTGTTATTACTGCCATATAAATTTATCACATGAATTCTTCTCTACAggtttacttgtttgtagctgaactcttacaGGAGAAAcctgtttgtttgtagctgcactctctaccagatgacttaATTGTGCAtgtctctataggatgacttgaactctctacaggatgacaattttgtagctgaacactctacagggtgatttgtttgtagtaactctctacatgtgaactgtttgtagctgaatagactcttttgtagctgaactcttttttTGATTCCTTGTATAATCTGAGTAGCTGGACTCTTTCTAAGGCCATCCTAACAATCCTAATCAAACCATACGCTATCACACCCCAAGCTAGTATTGGGATAAAAGAGCTACTCTTGAAATAGGAACAATGTCTGCCACACAAAATTCCCTTCAATATCTGTGCATTTCCTCCCATGATAGAATTAATCCCAATAATTTTTATAATATTGTATTTTTTATCATCTTTGATATCATTGTACTTGGTTTTGTATATACTAGTTTTCAAATGTATTCTCCAAGTCCTAAGGATGGGTTTTGGGGGAGGACTTTTTTTCCACCAGCCACTATGTTAATGCAACCCATACATGAGGTATTTTCCTGTGCATGCATTCATAACAGTTTTCAATGAATACCTACTATTCTATTCTAAAATATTCTCTCCAATTTACTAGCTACAATGCTACTACATCATGAGCGCACACAGATTATATCTCCCTCTATTTTTATTTTACAAGTTAATCTCCATAATATAAAGATGTCTAGTTTAGGCTATAAAACAAATATTACATACATGGTTATTCAAACTTAAAGGTTAAGCAAACAAATCAATCAAGTCATACAAGTAAACTAGAAGTAATACAAAGTGGACAGGcttatgtaaaaaaaattaCCAGCGATATATTTAACAAAATTGACTATTTACTTAAGGCAACATTTAATCCTAGGATGTAATGTATAACAACATACATTATTAAAGTCCCAAGCCACCTAAGTTCTGTAAACTATTTTAGGGGTTTCAATGATACACACTTGCCTTTACTTTTTAATGTATAATTCCTTTGATTCAATCTTGTGTTGCTCTTTATAAAGATGaattgcaaaaatagcacagtTTCTTTTGTAGCAACTATTGTCTTCCTTCTCAGctctgtatgtatgcattggcTGTGTGCAAACTATGCTTTCAATATATCTATGCACTTTGAAAAAAAAACTTGCAAATGTGTATATTGACTATAGCTACTAATAACAAGTAATGCTTTCAGTTTTATACAGTACTAATAAATATGTTGCTACGTATGATGATAGCTACATTTTGTGCTCATTAGTTTATTGCATGTCTATTGTACACTCACTTGTGCAAATATTCTACTAAAGCCATACTAAAATGAGTTTACAGGGACTTTAACTGTATGGAAATTGATCCATCGGTAAGTGATGGTATAAGATCAAAAAAGGACAGAGTTGATGGCAAGCAGCAATAGAAGCCAGTTACCTTACAGAAGCATAAAACTCCAATGAGAAAGATACCAGTATCACAGTAGCTTTTCATGGTCCCTTAATAAATGTGTGTGAAATTCAAcaactaattacaaaataatgcaaaaattaatttcaaaataGTACTAAAGATAGACAAAAACCAgcatatacaaatgcaaaagaAACTATATctattccaaaacagccaagctgtgaataaGGCATGCAGCCTTCCAAACAATAGGTATATGTGAAAATATCAcaagtgacagccaagaaataaCTGCGATGATATTACATGTATGTCAATTAATTTGTAATCTCACAAATTAAGTGACATTGTCATAGTCCATAGTCAGAGGGGTCAGTCGGTACAAAGGTTCATTGCATTTTTTGAATCCCAATAACACAAAAATGCATTATAGCAATGCATTAGTGGTAGTTTCTAATTTTTATATGGTTATGTTAAGTAATTAAGCATTAAAATTATgcaaaatcattataattacaacatttttttcattttaaaagtcATATTCTTCTAGTTTACCTTGAAGTTTATTCATCACCAGCAAGGTCAGCCTGATTGTCACTATGCTGCAGTTAACACATTCCTGTGCACTTGAGCTCATTAGCCATACAAACGCATCTTGGCAGCTCACACTTCTTTGTACAATTGCACACTAGAAGGTCTAAAATAGCTTGGGATGCTGGTTGACCAGTCATCCAGTGTACCACTAGCTGAGAATCTGATTCAAATCCTTCCTTTTCAATCTTCCATTCCCTGCTTTCAGAACTTGGAATACTAGGATTCTGTTTTAAATATCTTCACCATATGGTAGCCATCAAAGAGCATGCTGATCTCTGTAAAGTGGAAGCTGATGTCTTTCAATCTCACCCTTCTTGGCAGTACCTTAGCTCATTGAGTTTATATTAGTAGATTATATATCTTAGGAGTATAGAGATGGCACATGAAATGTTCaagcttgtttgttaactctaATGATACATCTCGTCTCTACCCAACTCCATAAAGGTATCTAGGTAACCCTTGCTGTGACTGTCTCAGGCAAATGCACTGACAGTGTCATATGTGTGCATGTCAATTAGGGTTCGGCACACAGATATTCTCACACCAGAATCTACTTTTTTGATGTCTATTACTGTTTTCCGAATTTTTGTGCTGCACTTCTGAAACAAAGGGTACTCCAATGGCATGCATAGTGACAACATGATGAAATATCTGTATCGTCTGAGCAAATAATCATAGCCTGAAATCTGTCCTTGCATGCATCAACTTCTTCTTGATTACACTGTAGACAtggtacatgcacacatacctGTAATGTAATTTTGAAACAAGCCTCACCAACAGTAGCTTACAATTTTGTTTTCAACCCAGCTTTTCTCTGTACTTTCATTCACtaacaattaattaattaattaagtaattaagCTGGTTTTGTAAGTGGTTCCTAAGAAATACCTCCATTGCCACATTATCTGTGTAATAGCAATGCTCTGCAACTGGTGACCGGTACCAGACTCTTCACCTCACAGCATTATTTATTGAATAAATATGTATGTGTCAAAAACAACATTAATTTTCTTGCTATGATTTCCTTTTCTCAACAccatttgtaatactgtagcAGCAACATCACCAAACTAATGTAGCTTGCTCACCTTTGACCTTTTGGCACAAAGTTTATTCTATCTATGATCAATGATGGATTGCTTAGGAAAATCAATAAAGCTGCTTTAGCAACGTCTCCTCAAAGCAATGTAGCACTAGTTGAGCAGTTACCAGATAATCTTGCATGTGTGGACAAAGTCCAAGGGGATGGGACAGAAAATCTTCCATCTTGAGGTGGCACCCTTGATCCATTACAATAATTCTCCCAAAATGAGATCTGTCCACCTTCAATATAGCCACTCTGCCAGTAGATTTCACTTGCTTTTTTTACACAGGCTGCTGAAACATTTTAACTTGTTCAATACTATATATTGGGTCATATAAATTTCTTTACTGGAGGGTTTTTTCTAGATGCTGATCTTTGAAATCTGAATAACATTGCTGACCAAATCAACTTCTCTAGGAGCTTTCCCAGCTGTTGATATAGTAAGGTTCTCAACTAAAAGGTTGATCCAATTACCTTGAACACATTGTTGCAACTGTTTCTTCATCTTTCTGACTTCTTGTCTGCTGTAAATCAGGATGCTGGAATTATGCTTTGTTTCCATCTACAATATTTCTTTTCTGTCTCAAGAAGGCGCTTCAATGCTCTGCTGTCATGCAATGAGCTAATAGTTACCACACACAAAGATAAATATCATAATCAGTAAAGTGTCATTGCAAATCCTCAGAATGCTAACCATGCATTAATTGTCTAGCGCACCTAAAGCGACTGCAGTATTCTAATGTACCGAGGCCATATTACAACAAACACATATAATCTGTAAATCAACAAACACCTGGTACATAATTAGTCTGGCCACGAGAGTCTAAGCTACTATGAGGTTTTTGAAGAGTGAGGATCCAGTCACTGGGTATGGTCTACTAACTACACTGACAAGATTAAATTgtcaaatcacagcacagttaaTTTTACAGCATATCAGACCTAAGCTACTAAGTGGTTCTTTGAAGAGTCACTATCCAGACATTAAATGCATCCTACTGAAAGTAATGCATGAGTACttttgttaccatggttactgtCAATGGGTGTGATTACCACATTAGTAGAACGTAAATATTATTATCATCAAACACAAGCTCAACTACGTACTTGTTTGAAACTGCTTATATGCACTTATGTACGTGATTCTTGCTGAATTTTGGGATGTATATAGTGAAAATCGCACCATAAAACCATAAGCTACCATATGATCTATGCTATCCTACTACTGGGGTATATTTAAACCTTCTCAAAAATAAACATGAACCTTATTCAACAAAGATTGTACCAATAGCCAAAATTTTAATGCCAGGCTCATGGGCTATTACTATTCATTGTAGCAATTGTCTTGGCCACTATACCTTTGGTACAGTATCGTGTCTATTTTCATACTAGCATATTTTAAAAGGCCACACTCTTTTCTTAGTGCGAATTAGATTAGATAATACTATACTTTTTGAGTTATTGAGTACCAGCATTTTTGTTGATAATATAAAGTACAATGAAATAATTTGTAGTATAGTTACCAGCATTCATCAGTGCATGTTCTTTCATCTGCACTACAATTACTGTATAAGTACTACGTaccaaatataaaatactagtATATAGGTTTCAAGATTTCACATCCTTACATAACTAACACTTACGTGACACCGTAGTTCATGGGCCATAGATCTGCAATATATTTATACATATAATATGCATAGAGAAGAAAAGGACGTGCAGAAGAGTATTCATGATAGAGGAATGACAATTACTACTGCTCATTGATCTGCCCCTGTGTGTACAAGTACTTCATCCATTCACTTCCTTACATTAACACATTGTGTGGTGGGCTGAGTTATACATGTGattctgtacatgtgattgTAACTATTGAATAACTGTAGTAAGAAATTATTTTGGGCATATTATCATAGAACCCATGTGATTGCACAGTGAAAATCTATACACTTGTAATCGGTTGTATTTTCAGCTACTTCATACTACATGTGCATATGCTGGAATATACATACTAAATGAGTATGCATCTAAACTATAAATTCTCTATTCTTACAAATGAATTGCGTGGTAAATAAAATACTATTAAagtagtgaagtttgtgcaatgTAATTGGTATGCTAAACCTCAATGTAGTACATAGCTATTAGTCAGTGTAATTCAGAAAAGAGTCTTGTAACAAATAGTTGTCAGAAGAAAAGTCATCCAGATGCctgtataaaataaaattatgaatATTAAATTTTGCATAGTAAAAGTTACTTACCTTGTATTAGCATTACCACATAATGGGCAGTTTGAAAATTGTGATGGTGGTGTGAAGTTTAAGTCTGGAGTAAAGTGTAACCATTTTTGTAGTAAGATCAAAATTTTGTACATTAAGCATCTGACAAAATGTTGAAGAAACTTCCTCTGAATGTAGAGCAATGAAACAATGGACAAAAATAGGGGCAAAAATATCAGAGTATATGCTACTCCAATTATGGCATCAGTGGTAAAGCTAGTGGACTCTGAGAGCACAATAACCTGTAGACATACCAACATTACTAGTAGCAAAAGAAAAAGTGCATCAAATTTGTTGAGCGTATCAATCTTGTATGGTTGTATTATGTAGTGTAGGAAAACTATTATCACACAAAATGCCATCAACACATACAGTGCAATGTAGTTATCCAAATAGTTCAGAACCACAATGATGAGGATGACTTGTCTACACAACAAATAAACTGATGCAAACCAACGACACTTGTCCTTGTAGCATCCTTGAAATTGATCCAGTAGTGGCTTTATTCTTGTAAAATTGATCTTGTGGTTTATAAAAGGTTCTAGCAGCAGCAATAGTGGCAGACCACTGACTATTACTAACTCATATAATAATGCTATTGTGCCATATGCTATATGACGACCAGTAAAATACCTGATTTCTGGAGATAAGAAACAGAAAAGTTCATGAATTCCAGTAAATCGCAGTGGCCGAAGCAATAGCAACGAAATGTCTGCAATTGAGGTGTAGGTGAGTGTGAGGATTAAACATATAGCACGAATGATCCCTCTACTGATAAAAGCTGTAAACCTCCTAGAACATCTTGCAAGCATTGCAAGCAGTACAAGGATTAATGCAATTGCTGTTGGATGACTGTAATTCAAGACATGTTGATCTATTCCACTCATTTCTTTTGCAAAACAAAGTCTCCCAAGAAAAGCTGGATTTAGCCTAACAATAAAGAAGAGAATCTTGTTCACTATAGTCAGTCCTTTAGAATAGTTCCAAATGTCTCCCAACAAGATGTCCAATACACTGTAATAGTATATGATGCCATACAAGTAGCCTACATCAATTTTGAAATACATGACCCCTAATACAACTACTATAACAATTATCCAGTACAATACTGTACACACAACTACTAGTATCGTTATTCCAGGTGTACAATCTTTGATATCAATGCAGTAGTCAAATCCATAAGATAAAGTATATCCATTGCTGCACCTACCACAAGCTGGTCCTGTCCTGTGTAGACCACATTGGTCATCATAAGTTGATGAAAGCAAGAATCTCCCTGGATTAACTTCCTTACGGGTAAAATTACAATATTTATTTGGACATCGTGATACAGATGTCTTTCCTTCAACACTACCAAACCAATAATCTTTCTTAATAGTTGTCATGTCATGTTTGCACATTACTATATTCTCACAGCTACTGTAGCACTTACATTGTTGGGAACTTTTAATGTACTCATATCCCAAATGGCACGGTACAATGACTACTTTTAATGTCAAACTAATGACACCACTATTCAGCTTCAGTGTTAATAATTTTTCTTTGTGTATTTGATTTCCAGAAATACTTATACCATGCAGCATTTTTCTTACTAAAACAAAGGATTCACTTGATACACTGTAATTGTTACAGTTCTCAATGCACTCAACGGAGAATACTGTGACTTCTGCTAGTTGATCATTGTAACCTAAAATGGATGCTTGGATTTCAACTTCTTGTCCCAGCATTATACCAGTGATATTACAGGTTGTGAAGTCACCATTACATTTAGCTGGATCAGAGAGGACTAATTTTTCTGGATGAGTGGATAATATCAATGATCCAGAAGAGTTGGGATATATAGTAAAGTTGTTTGGAATAAAAAATATTGATGTGGGATTCGACATAGATCTATTGTACATATTGATGTTTTCAACATTGTCATAAAAAATTGCACTACCAGATAGCAGTGCTGTATTACTGATCAACCACACTGCAAAAACAGCAGCCTCTGATCTTAAAATTTCACTGCAAAATGTTGAAGTAGCAATGTGTGTGGTACAGTTATTGTATACATGTTCATACTCGTGACAAAATTTTTCTTCAGAAAACAGTAACCAGTGACACTGACTATTATCTGAGCTTGACAAAGGAAAGTCAACATATATACCTCCACCAAAGAGGTCAGCATGGTTATCAATAATGTTAAGCTGAAATGATGAGTAGTTTAGCAAAACATAAGAATTGCTTAAATGCAAGGCTGCTCCTGTTGTGGCTTGATTATTCTTAATGGTAGTTTTACCCTTGCCAACGAGTATTACATTGACAAGCTCCAATGGAATTCCTGTATTGCTGATAAAGTCTCCATTTAATATCAAAAATGCTGGTATGATATAGTAATTCATTGCTACATATACAATGCTTTTGCCAGTATTGTTAATGAAAATGCAATTATCAATAGAAATTATATAACAACTTTCCAATACCGATACACTATCCAAGGAAGCATAAATAACTGTACCAGAGCCAAATCCAATGTTATTATAAAACTTGGAAACATGAATTGAACATTTGAAGCCCATTATAAAAGAACCAGTTATGTAAAttccaccacctttgatattaCCAGCATGGTTTCTTACAATATTTAAGCCTGTTAAATTTGCTGAGATATTTTTTGCTTCATAAAGCTTAACTATAATGAGTCCTCCTTTTTTCTGCAAGAAATTCACAGTATTGTTTTCAATGTTTGCACTGTTCACTGCAATTGTACTATTTGCATGGTATAAGTGTACATAAAGCAAAGCACTTTGCCGGTTGCAAATAAAACTTGAATTAACAAATTCAGTCTCACTCAGAGATTTGGTTGTCAATTCAATCACAGTAGCACTATGATCTGAATTGTTTTCAAACCTACAATTTTCTATAAGCAAGTGTGATGGGGATCCCTCCACATAGAACCTTATCATATTCCTTCcaactctgttactataaaacaCACATGATGACATATACAGTTTGGGCAGTGATTTGCTGTCAATTTGCACCCATAGTGCCGATGCAGTGTCATATTCTTTAACAAGAGTGTTGTTCTGAAAAATGACTTTCTTCAGTGTaacaaataaaaaaatttttaatcaTTATACAAACTCCAACACCACCACGTCCACGATTAGATGAGAACACAGTCTTTTCAATTGCAATATTGACTTGGAAGTTCAGActatttgataatattaataAGCCAGCTCCTCTAGCTATTTCTAAAACTTTTGGAGGTAATATCATATAATCAGTATCATTGACTTTACCCATATGTCCGTTGTTGCTAAAATTACAGTTTGATATAGTTATGGTGGTGTCACCGATACTTTCATTGAACACAACTGCGCCAGTAGCTGTAAAACTTTTTATTACACAATGTTTATATCCAGTTTGAGCTTGAAagcaataaataatattatggtcaGTGTTAAATAAAAACTGAGTATTTACAATTTTCAACAGCCCTGATACCTTTCGTAAAGATAGTGCACGAAGCTTTGAGCATTTGAAAGTGCAATTTTTAATAAACAGGTTTGTAAGCTGTTTGAAACTGACTCCTCCAAGGAGTTCTTTTCTCTGAGGATCACCACACCCATCCCATGTGATCCcttcaataacaacattactacaGTTATTACAGGATAATCCACCAGTACTATTGCACATTACAATGGTGTTACCCTGTCCTCTTATTGTAATAGCATTAAGGTTGTGTAACTCTACTACTGTAGTTAATGGGACTGAGTTGGACATTATATTGACACAATCGTTACTCTGTAAATGCTGTAGTGCATAACCAAGATAATTTCTTTTGTAACGATCTTCACTACCATTTCCTTTTCTATTAGCATccactgttacagtaattgTGTTACAATATAGTCTTGTAATTGCCAATTTAACAAGAAGTAATAAAACAAGAAAAATTATTCCCTGTAAATAGAAAATTAAGAATGATAGCTAATTTGATTGAGTAGTTACAGAGCTGTGTATAGACAGCTTATTTGTTAGTGTTCTATACAGCAGTAAGACTGCTTGATAAGCACTGTTTAACCACAAAATAATGCTTTATAAAACAAAACTCTTTTTCCAAGAATAATTAATACGCACAACGATACGACATTCTCACTTTTAAAACTCATTTGTTGAAGTAGTCTACAATAAACTTACCCTTAATCA
The Dysidea avara chromosome 7, odDysAvar1.4, whole genome shotgun sequence genome window above contains:
- the LOC136262029 gene encoding uncharacterized protein; translation: MSSCVFYSNRVGRNMIRFYVEGSPSHLLIENCRFENNSDHSATVIELTTKSLSETEFVNSSFICNRQSALLYVHLYHANSTIAVNSANIENNTVNFLQKKGGLIIVKLYEAKNISANLTGLNIVRNHAGNIKGGGIYITGSFIMGFKCSIHVSKFYNNIGFGSGTVIYASLDSVSVLESCYIISIDNCIFINNTGKSIVYVAMNYYIIPAFLILNGDFISNTGIPLELVNVILVGKGKTTIKNNQATTGAALHLSNSYVLLNYSSFQLNIIDNHADLFGGGIYVDFPLSSSDNSQCHWLLFSEEKFCHEYEHVYNNCTTHIATSTFCSEILRSEAAVFAVWLISNTALLSGSAIFYDNVENINMYNRSMSNPTSIFFIPNNFTIYPNSSGSLILSTHPEKLVLSDPAKCNGDFTTCNITGIMLGQEVEIQASILGYNDQLAEVTVFSVECIENCNNYSVSSESFVLVRKMLHGISISGNQIHKEKLLTLKLNSGVISLTLKVVIVPCHLGYEYIKSSQQCKCYSSCENIVMCKHDMTTIKKDYWFGSVEGKTSVSRCPNKYCNFTRKEVNPGRFLLSSTYDDQCGLHRTGPACGRCSNGYTLSYGFDYCIDIKDCTPGITILVVVCTVLYWIIVIVVVLGVMYFKIDVGYLYGIIYYYSVLDILLGDIWNYSKGLTIVNKILFFIVRLNPAFLGRLCFAKEMSGIDQHVLNYSHPTAIALILVLLAMLARCSRRFTAFISRGIIRAICLILTLTYTSIADISLLLLRPLRFTGIHELFCFLSPEIRYFTGRHIAYGTIALLYELVIVSGLPLLLLLEPFINHKINFTRIKPLLDQFQGCYKDKCRWFASVYLLCRQVILIIVVLNYLDNYIALYVLMAFCVIIVFLHYIIQPYKIDTLNKFDALFLLLLVMLVCLQVIVLSESTSFTTDAIIGVAYTLIFLPLFLSIVSLLYIQRKFLQHFVRCLMYKILILLQKWLHFTPDLNFTPPSQFSNCPLCGNANTRHLDDFSSDNYLLQDSFLNYTD